A segment of the Pantoea trifolii genome:
GCGACCTTTCCTGGCACTTCCTTTTGCGACCATCCGTTATTTGTATAGCTCAGCGGTCATGTGAACGACGTTGCCGTTGCTGGCCTCAATGATTTTGTACTGCGCGCCCTGCTGCTGGGCCTGCGCGGCGATTTTGGCCTCGGCACCGTCCATAGTCAGGGACGTTGCGGTAACGCTCTGCGCGAAGCTGGCTGCTGACATCAGTGAAAGAGCTGCAACGGCGGCGATAGACATAGCTTTGATAGTTTTCATGGTCTTTATCCTTGGTTTTTATGGTTGAAAGCGTGTTTGCTTTCGATGAGATAATGATAACCAAGGTTACTATTAGCACATTAACAATAAGTGCTGATATTGTGATCGTGCTAACTATCAAGGCAATAGGTGTACTCGATGAATGGTTCGGCGCTGGGTTATTATGTTTAATGCGGAGAACATCCCTGTAGCTATCATTTTGACGTCTGCTATTCGCTCACAGTGGACCTTCAGGTCTGTCAGATAACCGCTTCGTGCCAGAAGCGGACTGGCAAATACTCGCGAGCTGTCAGTAGGGTGAAGGAAGGTCAGAACGATCCCCTCGTGTTGTCGGATGCGAAATTACAATAAACTCTACGGGAGACCCAGTGTCATTTCTGGCTTGATGCTTTGAACCCGGTGGGATTTCCAGGCCCTGCAGAGCCTTAATATTATGAATTTCTCCTTCCAACTCCATGGAATGTAGTGGTTTACTGAATTTGGCCACCTGAACAGAGGTGATATGCTCACCTCAGAACAACACAGGTGTCCGAATGAAAAAAAGAAATTTCAGTGCAGAGTTCAAACGTGAATCCGCTCAGCTTGTTCTCGACCAGAACTACACCGTGGCTGAAGCCGCTAAAGCCATGGATATTGGCCTTTCCACGATGACGCGCTGGGTAAAACAGCTTCGTGATGAACGCCAGGGTAAAACACCCAAAGCCTCCCCCATAACACCTGAACAAATCGAAATACGTGAATTAAAGAAAAAGCTTCAACGCATTGAAATGGAGAACGATATTTTAAAAAAGGCTACCGCGCTCTTGATGTCAGACTCCCTGAACAATTCTCGCTAATCAGCGAACTCAGGGCGCGTTATCCTGTGGCGCTGCTATGCCATGTGTTTGGAGTCCACCGAAGCAGTTTTAAATACTGGCGATGTCGTCCTGCTGAACCCGATGCTGAGCGGGTACAGCTGCGCAGTCTGGTCCGGGAGCTACACAGTGCCAGCCACGGCTCGGCGGGCACCAGAAGCATTGCGGCAATGGCAACGCTCAGTGGTCGCAGGATGGGACGCTGGCTTGTCCGGCGGCTGATGAAGGAAGCAGGCTTAGTCAGTTGCCAGCAACCAAAGCACAGATATAAGCGAGGAGGCCAGGAACATGTTGCCATCCCAAACGCGCTTGATCGCCAGTTTGCTGTAGCGGAACCCAACAAAATCTGGTGTGGCGATGTCACTTATATCTGGAGCGGCAAACGCTGGGCTTATCTTGCCGTTGTCCTCGACTTGTTTTCCCGAAAACCAATCGGCTGGGCAATGTCATTCTCGCCCGACAGCAAACTGACCATGAAAGCGCTGGAAATGGCATGGGAAACGCGAGGAAGGCCATCTGGTGTGATGTTCCATAGTGATCAAGGCAGTCATTATACAAGCACGGAGTTCCGCCAGTTGCTGTGGAAATGCCGGATAAAACAGAGTATGAGCCGTCGTGGAAACTGCTGGGATAATAGCCCAATGGAACGGTTTTTCAGAAGCCTAAAAAACGAGTGGGTGCCGGTGACTGGTTATATTAACTTCAGCGAAGCAGCTCGTGCGATCACAGACTATATCGTCGGGTATTACAGCTCACTCAGGCCGCATGAATATAACGGTGGATTACCACCGAACGAATCGGAATACCGATACTGGAAAAACTCTAAAGCGGTGGCCAGTTTTAGTTGACCACTACAGAAAGAATGCCAGTAATAACAAAGAAAAACTGCCTTGAAACGGAGTGAAAGTGTCGTTTTTCAAAAGTGCCTGGCGGCATTTGTTCATGAATAACCAGCATGTCCGGGCGGTTTAACAGATACCAACCGTCGCAATCGTCGCCCCAGACATAATGCTCTGCATTATCCTTTGAAATCATTATCCTTCTCCTCTATACCTGTGTGCGTCTCTCTATACCTTAAGAAGGTTATACCGAGAGATTCTTTAGATTCACAATAGGTTATGCTTTTTGTTAATTCCTTTAAGTCCCGAACTGCATCATTCAACCTATCTGGCCGTCATGAATGAAATGTTATAGCAGTGTCCAGGCAGGACCGTAACGTCCGTTCTTCGCTCATTGCAGACCGTGCAGCGCACAGGTCAGCTTCGCGTCAATAGCGGACATTTTGTAAGCTCTCCTGGATAAATTGAGAATATGATCATGTGTAAACTTGAGCTGAATTTTAACGCTCAAGAAAAAAACTTCAGCGGAGAACATCTAATTGTTTACTCATATGCGTATTGCCAAACCCGTCTCCAATCTTGAACGATCTTTTCTGATGTATAGTCAGGGACTGGATTTACACAAATTAGCTGAATTCAATGATCATGACGGTTTCAATGGACTGATGTTAGGACGGAAGGGCTTAGACTGGCACATTGAATTCACCTTTTGCCTTAGTCATCCCATTCAACCTTTGCAAACTCAGGAGGATTTACTCGTTCTTTATTATTCAGATGAAAATGCGTGGATAGATGCCTGTGCAAGGATGATAGAAGCCGGATTCAACATGACGAACTCATTTAACCCTTACTGGGATATCAACGGAAGGACATTTGTTGACCCAGATGGATACAGAGTGGTTATCCAAAATAAGGCATGGGTATAATTTCAATTATTATTGCCAGTCCACTGGCCGTCTAGTTGCAAACCTGACGGTCTGCTCCTCGCTCACAGCGGACGGTGTTCAAATTAGTTGTTCGCTTAGGGCCATGAGCGGACATCGATGAAAATTCTGTGAATTAAACGTCACGAGATTTCTCTAATTTGATGTCAGTGCCATTGAGATCTGTTTCATTACCCCAACCGAGCTGCATATAAAATTTCGCCGCGCGACTATTCTTATCGGTTTCCAACCAGGCAATATCATGATGTTGGAATAACTCCTGCTCGGCGAGCATAACAAGCCTGCGACCTATTCCTTTGCCTTCATATTCAGGCAGAACAAAGGCCGCAAACAGACATCCTTCATCCGGAAATATCATGGAGAAGCCAATGATTTTATTATTTTCAGTCGCAACCCATGCGCAAAGACTTTTTTCAACCATATCGCCTACCACGCTTTCGGTAATACCCATCTGCCGCATCTCTTCACGGCTCAGGTGATTCTCGATTACCGATGTTCTGACGTCGAACGTTCCCTCGATATCAGAAAGTCGAGCTGTTCTTATGTGGAAACTCATTAGTCTTACTCCATGTATGACGAAATAATTTTGATAATAATGTCAAAAAAAACAACGGAATATACACTTTAAGGCGGCAAATTATGTCAGCTTTTCGCTCACAGCAGACGTCGTTTTCCTCGGGCTTGGCCGCTTTGTGATGTGAATTCAACCGATGGATGCAACACACTTATTGAACCGCTCAGTTTTTAATGTAGAGAACGGCCTCCTAAAGTTAACCCTGCATATGATAAAAATAACATTCACTCATTTACAGTATTAGCGCCTCTCTCTGATCGCTGACGCATAGCGCCCGGCGGATAGCCATTGATGCGCTTGAACGCTCTGCTAAACGCTGCCTGCGAGGCATAGCCAAGACGTAGAGCAACGGTGTCAATTGAGATCTTATCGTGAGTAATCCAGTGACCCGCGATGCGCATTCGCACTTCTCTTGCATAGCGCTGGGGAGGTATGCCGATGATTGATTTGAAGCGTTCAGCAAAAACAGAACGCGACACATGCGACTGGGCAGCAAGCTCGGCAACAGACCACTCCCGGCTTGTATCACGATGAATGGCCAGAATGGCGCGGGCAAGTCGTGGATCACGTAACGCAGCGATCAGGCCTGCGGCGTTCTCGCTACCGTTTTCGATCCATCCACGCACAATCATGGCCGCCGCCACTTCTGCGAGGCGTGCCAGAATGCCCGCAAAGCCCGCGCGTCCGGAACAGATTTCCGATTTCATCGCGCCCAGAACGGGAACCAGCCCCGGATAAATTTGTTCGTTTGCCTCAACCACGATGGCTTGCGGCATCAGTTTACCCAGGCCCTGCATTCCACCAAGATCGAACTCCATACAGCCATAAAACAGAACCGTGCTGGGTGTCGGATGCGAACTCGGGCAGGTGTTAATTCCGCTGACGGCCTCGCCTAATGGCGCAGAGCCGAACGTGTCGATATGTTGAAATGAACAGCTGGCATCCGATAAAAGCTGATGCTCCTCACCCTGCGGCATGAACACCATGCTGCCGGCGTGCAGTTCGTGCAACGTACCCTCACTTGTGCGAAGCAGCGCAGTACCCACGGCGATGTAATGAAAATAGGCGTGTCCCGGCCTGTTGCTAAAACCGACGCCAAACTCAGAACCCGTCTGCAAGCGACGATACTGCACACCACGCAGCCGCATTTCCAGCAGCAATTCACTGATGAGCTCGGATGACAGGGCAAAATATTTATTCACATGCATATTCGGAGTTTCGGGTAAAAAATCAGGGTGAGGCATCATAGATCGTCCAGTTGCTCGACTCTAGACTTGGAGCTGTGATTTTTTACTCCAGAAAGAGTGTGTTATGAGAAATGAAGCAACTGAAGCTGTATCCGCAAGTTTAACCTGTTCTGAACCCAAAGAATCCGCATGGATGGCCGTGATTTCACTGACTATGGGGGTGTTTGGCTTACTGACAGCAGAATATCTTCCTGCCAGCCTGCTGACACCCATGGCCGCCGATCTCGGTGTGACCGAAGCGCTCGCTGGTCAGGCTGTGACAGTAACGGCTGTGGTGGCCCTGTTTGCGGGTCTGATGGTTCCCCGCCTGACGCGTAATTATGATCGCCGTACTGTTTTGCTGGGTTTTACCGTGCTGATGATTGCCTCTAACCTGCTTGTCGCACTTTCATCCAGTCTGGCTGTTTTGTTAATCATGCGCATCTTGCTGGGCATCGCGCTGGGAGGCTTCTGGAGCATGGCAGCTGCTGTAGCTATGCGGCTGGTTCCTGCTCAAAGCGTCCCGCGTGCTCTCTCCGTTATTTTTAGCGGTATCGCTGTCGGAACCGTAGTTTCGATCCCGCTGGGAAGCTATTTAGGTGGGCTTTATGGCTGGCGTAGCGCTTTTATCGCTGCAACCGCAGTAGGCGTACTGACTCTGCTCTTTCAGCTGTTTACCCTTCCCGCAATGGCTCCGCGTCGAATGATGGTAACGGCATCTGTCATGGATTTACTCCGCCGCCCAGGCATTGCGGTGGGAATGACGGGGTGTGTAATTGCCCATACGGGTCAGTATGCGCTGTTTACCTATATTCGGCCGGCTCTTGAAAATATTATTCAACTTGATGTGGATCGTTTGTCTTTGATATTGCTTGGATTTGGCGTCGCTAATTTTATCGGAACGCTGCTTGCCGGGTGGCTGATGGAGAAAAGCCTGCGTCTTACCCTGATACTGATGCCAGCACTTGTTGGTGTGGCGGCATTAAGCATGATTTTGCTGCCACTCAAGGAAACAGGATTGATGTTGTTCGTTGCGTTGTGGGGAATGGCATTTGGTGGCGTTCCCGTTGCGTGGTCAAACTGGGTAGCGCGTTCCGTTCCCGATCAGGCTGAAACCGCTGGCGGCATGGTAGTCGCAGCCGTTCAGTCCTCAATTGCTGCGGGTGCTGCGTTGGGAGGATTACTTTTTGGTCTCAGCGGCGTAACCGGTGTTTTCATCGCCGCTGGTTGCATAATGTTTTTTGCCGCGCTGGTTATTGGACTAAAGGTGAGGGATACGCTGACCTGACCATTTCCTACAACAACGATTTAAATGAAGGCCAGCTACATCCTTTATTGGTTTAAGAATGACGTTACCGCTTGGGAAAACCGTTTTGGCTGATCAAGCATGACAAAGTGAAAGCTGTTATCGATGCGCGTGAAATGGACATCGGATGCAGATGCATAGGCTTGACGATACATGGCATCCACGCTGGCTGCAGGAACGCCGAATAAAGCGTCATACGCGTACACGATCTCCATCGGCGCTTTGATGCGGGCGAGTTCGGGGCGCAGATCGGTAATCATCAATTCATACACGGCATCCGCAACTGTTTTACGATCAGAATTGAGTCCCGCAGTCACCAAAGCTGGTCTCATCGCCTCAGTCTTCACTAAACGGATGAGGGATGTTTTCTGAAACTCTTTGAATTGCTCCGGCGACTGTCCCAGTAGCCAATCCCGCGTCGCTGTTGCATGCCGTTCAGAAGTCTCTGTGGTCGCCGCGGGATCAATCATCAACGTATAGAATGGCAAGGCGTCGACGATCATCAAACGACTGACCTGGTCAGGATGACGGGCCCCGATCATCAGGGCAATCTCCCCCCCAAGCGAATGGCCAATGATCGCCGGTGCTTCAATGTGCTGGATTTGAATGTAATCAGCGATGGCGTCAACTGCCGGAGCGATGACCTTGCCATCTGGATTGGAGAGGGCAGGTGTGCTTGCAAAACCGGCAAGTTCAACAAGATGAACTCGGTGGCTTTTACGCAAAGTTGCTGCTAAATCAGTCCAAACTTCGCGAGACGACGCCAGCCCCGGAATCAATATGACATCCGGTCCTGCGCCTTGCGTCTCTACAGAGATGCGTTGCGAGTTCGAATGCACTGCAGGTATCGGCTGAGTTTCTGACGCTGAAACTAAGACGGACATCAATAGAAGCGCCCCTCCGAACGTGGCACGTATATTTGCGCCAGGCATGAATGTAGTCCTTTATATTTTATCCCTGATAAACCGGGTTTGGCTGACATAAGAGTGTGTCATAAAAGGTAAAATTATTAAGGGATGGATACAAAGGATTTTAATGTTCCGCTTACAGTTTCGTGTCAAAAATGTGGGTTACTGGCAGTATTCTGAGTTGAATAAAAGGGAACAATTCACCCGCCATCAGCAATATGGACTGCACACGATCAAATGAACGTTTCATTTTTGTCAGTCTCAAAACCCATATATATCGCATTGAGTCGCTTTCTGAACAACACGGGATCGTGTTCCAGGCAAATGCGCGCGAGTGAATTTTTAGCGCGCTCTGATACGATTTTTCTGTCGCTGATGATTTGCAATATGTAGGTTTTCAACTGAGATACGATGGCATTTCTCAAAACGGTTTTGTCCTTCAATGAGACTACCGTTAGCTCTAACATCGGATTCAGGGGGCAGCGGATCAGCCAGCCGGCATTTTCTGGGTTGATTTCTGGCAGAGCCCTGACATTCGTCGTTATAACCGGGCAGCCGCATGCCTGCATCTCCAGAACGGAAAAGCCGTACGTCTCCTGCCAGGTTGGTAGTAGCCCGACATCAGAGGTCTTAATTAACGCCAGCACCGCGTCGTTGGTCAGCGACGTATGGTGACGGAATATCGGGCAATCACGCAGCTTATCTTCCACACATTTTCTAAAAACGTCGTCATCCTGGAACGCCTGGTGAGCCACATTATGCGTTTTGCCAGGATCACCAACCAGATTTACGCGCACGTCGTTCACACTTATCAGGTTTTCCCTTAAAAGCTGGGTAAAGGCCAGCACTACTTCTGCACCTCCCTTGCGATAGAACTCATTACCCACGAAGGTGAATGTCACCGGTCCTTCCTGAACAACCACGCTTTTTTTATGCAGTATCGGCTGCGGAGGATGGAGTACGTGCAGTTTGGGCCCAATGATGGCCTGCTCTTCAGGAAAATGTTCCAGCAGCCGCAGCTGAATCTGCCGTGTGGCTTCTGAGATAGCGATGATGCCCTTACAGCGCGGAGAGCAGACGTACCTGAGTTCCCGCGCCAGCTCGGGGTTGGCAAATTTCTGTATTCCGCCAACGGGCAGAACACGAGGCAGTTCGGTTTCAAAGGTCGCCACCCAGTCGCCCGGCCCCGAAGAGACTTCATTGAAAAGGTGGATAATGTCCGCATCAACGGAAGACATCAGGGGCAGTGGGCGGAAAATAAAGAGCTTGTTTTTATGCAATAAGCGCTGCCTTATAACGTTGATCCAGGTCCAGATGTTTCTGGGACGGTAATCCAGGTAGCGATGTGAAGGGTCTGTAATGATATTTCTCTTTTCCGGGTAGCCATTACCCCCCACGATAATCTTCATTTTTCCCCCTGCTGGCGAGTGCAAAAAATTAACAGGATTAATTGAAATATGCTTGCAATTAAAAATGGTAAATAGGTATTTGCGATCTATATGTAGTTATGATGTTTAAGAAAAAGTCTGAATGCGTCATGATTGCACAGGTTGTTGATACCAAATAAAAATCCGCCCTATGCTGCTGCTTTCAGACACGCTTAATTATGCACGGGTATGCAGACAAAAGACGTGTATTTGCATCTTTTTACTGGCTTTCCAGAATACTTCGGTAGAGAGAGTACCAATGCTAATTAAAAAGTTATGTGGCTGATAACCGATGAAACAGGATATCTGCCTTGCATTAAGCAAGAATCCAATCTGTTTTATCAGGTAATAGAAAAATATTATGTGAAAAGTGCAATAAGCCTGAAATCTGGGAAAGCCTCTAATTAAATATTGTCCGATCCTTTTGATCTACACAAAAAAAGAGTCTGCGGATGCTTAGGGCTCTTATCCCCTAAATTCTCAGCGTATCAATCACCGCGCGCAAAGCGGGCGACACATTGCGATGTGGATAATAGAGAAATGAACCTTCCAGACGTTGGCTGTAACGTTGCAGTACTCTGATCAGTTTCCCTTGTTCCAGATCCTCAGATACCAACTCTTTCGGGACATAAGCCAGTCCCAGACCCAGAGCGGCGGCTTTTGCTTCCATATAACTGTCAGCAAAAACCCATTGGCCTTGCGGCCGATGGGTGATTTTTTTTCCATCCTGATTGAGTTCCCATGCGTACAGGCTGCCATCACCAAACTGGTAAGCGATGCAGGGATGAACGGCTAAATCTGCCGGAACTTGCGGAAAGCCGTAGCGACGAAAGTGTTCGGGCGTACCGACAACGACCATCTCCATGTCGGGCGAAATGCGCACAGCAATCATACCCTTGCCCACTTCTGGCCCCAGACGTATACCCGCATCGAATCTTTTCGCAATAATATCGACAAACCGACTTTCGCTGATGAGTTCCAGTCTGATATCCGGGTAGTGTTGCTTGAACACCGCAAGCTTCGGCAGCAGCACTTTATCAATCGCGTGCTGGCTGGCATTGATGCGTACCGTACCGGATGGCGTCTGGCGATAGTGGGCCAGCGTAGCGAGTCCCGTATCTAAAGCATCGAATCCTGACTCAACGGTTTGATAGAGCTGCTCACCGGCATGGGTGAGCGATAATCTGCGCGTGGTACGAACAATGAGTTGAACGCCCAGTCTTTCTTCAAGCTCACGTACTGAACGACTGATTCCTGATTGCGCCAGGCCAAGGCGTTGCGCTGCGGCGGTAAAACTTCCCTCGCGCACCACCAGCATGAACAAATAGAGATCGTTGTAGTTTTCCCGTTTTGCCATTATCCCGTCCTCGTATCCGCATCGCCATTTAGAACAATTTGATATCAATCTTAGCAAATATTGCCCTCTAATCAGAACGCATACTGCTGACTAAAATGTGCGTATTGCAATAAAGCACAGCAGCGTTGTCAGTATGAAACCTGCCTCTTTTAGGTTTTTCAGGAGGATTTTGATGAATGTTTTCACCAAAAAACTGACAGCTGCGATACCTGCATTGCTGCTATGCGCATCATTTAGTGGAGTTACAACCATGAGTTATGCTGATACAAACAACCCGAACGCACCCGTTTCGCTGGTCAAAAAGTGGGACAAAACCTTTCCTGAAAGTACCAACGTTGATCATCGTAAAGTGACCTTTCAGAACCGCTACGGCATCACTTTAGTCGGGGATCTCTATCTTCCGAAGGATCGCGGTGAGCGAAAGCTGGCAGCCGTGGCCGTCAGCGGGCCTTTCGGTGCGGTCAAAGAACAGTCCAGCGGCCTGTACGCGCAGACGCTGGCTGAACAGGGATTTGTTACCCTCGCGTTTGATCCTTCATACACGGGCGAAAGTGGCGGCTACCCGCGTAATGTGGCGTCTCCAGATATCAATACCGAGGATTTCAGTGCAGCGGTTGATCTCTTGGGTCTGCAAAAAGAGGTGGATCGCAACCGAATCGGGCTGCTCGGTATTTGTGGCCTGGGCGGCATGGCGTTAAACGACGCCGCTATGGATACCCGCGTTAAAGCCGTGGCAACCAGCGTGATGTATGACATGAGCCGCGCGATGGGTCATGGTGTGGGCGATGGCAAAGACCGCTACACCACCGCCGATCGTCGTGCTGTGTTGCAGTATCTGAACGCGCAGCGCTGGAAGGATGCGGAGAGCGGCACTTTCACGGCTGGCAGTCACAACATCTATGTCGACGAAAACGGTAAAGCCAGCGCCTCTGAGCGTATTCTGCCGGAAACGTTACCCGCTAATCCAAATCCAGTTTTGAAGGAGTTTTTTGATTATTACCGAATGCCGCGTGGTTTCCATGCGCGCTCGGTTAACTCAACCGGCGCATGGAATGCAACCATGCCGCTGTCGTTTATGAATATGCCGCTGCTGAGCTATGCAAATGAAATCACTATCCCCGTGCTTGTTGTGACCGGTGAAAAAGCCCATTCACGTTATTTTGCTGAAGATGCCTTTAAAGCGATCGGGAGCAAAGAGAAAGAGCTGGTAATTATTCCAGGGGCAAACCATGTGGACTTATATGACAACGTTGCTGGAAAGATCCCGTTTGCTAAATTTGAACAATTTTTTAAATCAAATTTAAACTAACTTACTGAAATAATGCATTTTTACCATGCCACCTGTAATCCTCGGGTGGCGTTAACCTGTCTGATGTAACGCAGGGAATTGATAATGTCTACCGAAAGTCTTCAACCTCCACACAATAAAATCCATGCGTATTGGGGCGGCGTATTTGCCATGACGCTCTGCGTTTTTGTGCTGATCGCTTCTGAGTTTATGCCTGTAAGTCTACTGACGCCTATTGCCAGCGATTTGCTCGTCACGGAGGGGCTGGCAGGACAGGGCATCGCCATTTCAGGCGCACTGGCGGTGCTGACCAGCCTGACAATTTCCCGCATTGCCGGGGATCTGAATCGTAAATATCTTCTGCTGGGGCTGACAATTCTGATGGCGGTATCAGGAATGATTGTCGCGCTGGCGGCCAGCTATCCGATTTATATGTTGGGGCGGGCGCTGATTGGTATCGTGATTGGTGGATTCTGGTCAATGTCGGCGGCGACGGCCATTCGGCTGGTGCCGCAGCATCAGGTTCCCCGCGCGCTGGCGATTTTTAACGGCGGGAACGCATTGGCCACGGTTGTCGCGGTACCGTTGGGTAGCTATCTCGGGGCGACCGTTGGATGGCGGGGTGCCTTTTTATCTCTCGTACCGCTGGCGATAGCGGCGTTCATCTGGCAATGCATCAGCCTGCCTTCAATGGAAAGCGATAATCAACGCAAACCACAGGGATCGGTACTTCGTCTATTTAGAGTCTCAACCGTAGCAACAGGGCTGCTGGCCTGCGGACTGTTCTTCATGGGGCAGTTTGCCTTGTTTACCTACGTGCGGCCGTTTTTGGAAAACGTGACCAGAGTGAGTGCTTCTGGCTTGTCGTTGATTTTGCTTGCTATAGGTGCAGCAGGTTTTATCGGCACCATGATTGTTTCGACCTTCCTGAACGCAAGGTTTTATCCGACATTAATCATGATACCTCTGGTTATGGCAGCGATTGAGGGAACGTTACTCTTGTTCGGTCACAGCATGTGGGTTGTTGCCGTTTTGCTAAGCCTGTGGGGAATGCTTGCGACCGCCGCGCCAACCGGATGGTGGACATGGATCGCAAGGACGCTACCCGAAGATGCAGAGGCGGGTGGTGGCTTAATGGTTGCTGTCATCCAACTCTCCATTGCGCTGGGTTCAACAGCAGGAGGTCTGATATTCGACAGACTGGGATGGCAAAGTGCTTTCGGCTTGAGTGGTTTATTACTGCTTGGTGCGGTCGCAATGACGTTTGTGATATTTCGTCAAGATTATACGTCACTGAAGAAAGTCACCGTACGCGACTGAGAGAACAGCAGCGAGTCAGGCACTATTGCACAACGCTTATTACCGGATTAGCGGCTCAGGATCTATTGCTAATCCGGTTCATCAAATCAGATATAAACTCATCGATATGGCGTAACACTAACGTCAGGGCATTACGCCACATCATTTGCAAAACACGCCTAGGCTTTTCTCTTACTCTCGTGGTTGTCTAATTGCTGGCTGAACTCTTCCGCTGAACAGCGTTGCTGTAAAGCTTCCAGTAACAACTGCTGTTGTGTTTTGGGGACCAGTCCTCCCAGTGGTGGATCGGTATCCAGATTGGTCGGGAAGGAGTAGCCTTCACCGCTCGCCGCCACAATTGCCTGTAATTCTTCATCGCTCAGATCTTTACTCAGCAGGGTTGGATAAATCGCTTCCATCACTTTAACGTGATTCACCTTCTCCATGGTTTTGCCAAATGCGGAAGAGACCTGCAGCAAATTGGCCGTACGCACGTGATCCTGCGTGACATTATTGCCAGCGGCATGAAACAGGGCCGGATTGAAGAACAGCCCATCACCTTTTTGCAGCGGCAACTGAATGGCATGCTGCTGGAAGAACTCAATAAAACGCGGATCGCGCCATGCCAGATATCCCTCGGCATACTGCTGCGACCAGGGCAAAAGTTGCGTTGGACCAGATTCAATCGGCATATCACTGTGAGCCACCGCGCCCTGAAGCGTCAGATATTGCGACAGAATCTGCAACGGCAGAGGGAAGCGAGCAACCACGTCATTTACCTGGAAACCGAGATGGTAATCCCGATGCGGCTGTTGCGCTTTACCGCCCGGACGCACCTGATTAACCTGCGCCGTAATTTCATATCCCGGCCCGACCCAAGCTTCACAAATCAGCGCCAGCAAAGGATTGCTGTAGTAATCGATGAAGGCATCAG
Coding sequences within it:
- a CDS encoding YdgH/BhsA/McbA-like domain containing protein → MKTIKAMSIAAVAALSLMSAASFAQSVTATSLTMDGAEAKIAAQAQQQGAQYKIIEASNGNVVHMTAELYK
- a CDS encoding IS3 family transposase (programmed frameshift), translating into MKKRNFSAEFKRESAQLVLDQNYTVAEAAKAMDIGLSTMTRWVKQLRDERQGKTPKASPITPEQIEIRELKKKLQRIEMENDIFKKGYRALDVRLPEQFSLISELRARYPVALLCHVFGVHRSSFKYWRCRPAEPDAERVQLRSLVRELHSASHGSAGTRSIAAMATLSGRRMGRWLVRRLMKEAGLVSCQQPKHRYKRGGQEHVAIPNALDRQFAVAEPNKIWCGDVTYIWSGKRWAYLAVVLDLFSRKPIGWAMSFSPDSKLTMKALEMAWETRGRPSGVMFHSDQGSHYTSTEFRQLLWKCRIKQSMSRRGNCWDNSPMERFFRSLKNEWVPVTGYINFSEAARAITDYIVGYYSSLRPHEYNGGLPPNESEYRYWKNSKAVASFS
- a CDS encoding VOC family protein; its protein translation is MRIAKPVSNLERSFLMYSQGLDLHKLAEFNDHDGFNGLMLGRKGLDWHIEFTFCLSHPIQPLQTQEDLLVLYYSDENAWIDACARMIEAGFNMTNSFNPYWDINGRTFVDPDGYRVVIQNKAWV
- a CDS encoding GNAT family N-acetyltransferase, whose protein sequence is MSFHIRTARLSDIEGTFDVRTSVIENHLSREEMRQMGITESVVGDMVEKSLCAWVATENNKIIGFSMIFPDEGCLFAAFVLPEYEGKGIGRRLVMLAEQELFQHHDIAWLETDKNSRAAKFYMQLGWGNETDLNGTDIKLEKSRDV
- a CDS encoding AraC family transcriptional regulator, with amino-acid sequence MMPHPDFLPETPNMHVNKYFALSSELISELLLEMRLRGVQYRRLQTGSEFGVGFSNRPGHAYFHYIAVGTALLRTSEGTLHELHAGSMVFMPQGEEHQLLSDASCSFQHIDTFGSAPLGEAVSGINTCPSSHPTPSTVLFYGCMEFDLGGMQGLGKLMPQAIVVEANEQIYPGLVPVLGAMKSEICSGRAGFAGILARLAEVAAAMIVRGWIENGSENAAGLIAALRDPRLARAILAIHRDTSREWSVAELAAQSHVSRSVFAERFKSIIGIPPQRYAREVRMRIAGHWITHDKISIDTVALRLGYASQAAFSRAFKRINGYPPGAMRQRSERGANTVNE
- a CDS encoding MFS transporter, which encodes MRNEATEAVSASLTCSEPKESAWMAVISLTMGVFGLLTAEYLPASLLTPMAADLGVTEALAGQAVTVTAVVALFAGLMVPRLTRNYDRRTVLLGFTVLMIASNLLVALSSSLAVLLIMRILLGIALGGFWSMAAAVAMRLVPAQSVPRALSVIFSGIAVGTVVSIPLGSYLGGLYGWRSAFIAATAVGVLTLLFQLFTLPAMAPRRMMVTASVMDLLRRPGIAVGMTGCVIAHTGQYALFTYIRPALENIIQLDVDRLSLILLGFGVANFIGTLLAGWLMEKSLRLTLILMPALVGVAALSMILLPLKETGLMLFVALWGMAFGGVPVAWSNWVARSVPDQAETAGGMVVAAVQSSIAAGAALGGLLFGLSGVTGVFIAAGCIMFFAALVIGLKVRDTLT
- a CDS encoding alpha/beta fold hydrolase, translated to MPGANIRATFGGALLLMSVLVSASETQPIPAVHSNSQRISVETQGAGPDVILIPGLASSREVWTDLAATLRKSHRVHLVELAGFASTPALSNPDGKVIAPAVDAIADYIQIQHIEAPAIIGHSLGGEIALMIGARHPDQVSRLMIVDALPFYTLMIDPAATTETSERHATATRDWLLGQSPEQFKEFQKTSLIRLVKTEAMRPALVTAGLNSDRKTVADAVYELMITDLRPELARIKAPMEIVYAYDALFGVPAASVDAMYRQAYASASDVHFTRIDNSFHFVMLDQPKRFSQAVTSFLNQ
- a CDS encoding glycosyltransferase family 4 protein translates to MKIIVGGNGYPEKRNIITDPSHRYLDYRPRNIWTWINVIRQRLLHKNKLFIFRPLPLMSSVDADIIHLFNEVSSGPGDWVATFETELPRVLPVGGIQKFANPELARELRYVCSPRCKGIIAISEATRQIQLRLLEHFPEEQAIIGPKLHVLHPPQPILHKKSVVVQEGPVTFTFVGNEFYRKGGAEVVLAFTQLLRENLISVNDVRVNLVGDPGKTHNVAHQAFQDDDVFRKCVEDKLRDCPIFRHHTSLTNDAVLALIKTSDVGLLPTWQETYGFSVLEMQACGCPVITTNVRALPEINPENAGWLIRCPLNPMLELTVVSLKDKTVLRNAIVSQLKTYILQIISDRKIVSERAKNSLARICLEHDPVLFRKRLNAIYMGFETDKNETFI
- a CDS encoding ATP-binding protein, producing MWLITDETGYLPCIKQESNLFYQVIEKYYVKSAISLKSGKASN